Proteins from a single region of Equus quagga isolate Etosha38 chromosome 18, UCLA_HA_Equagga_1.0, whole genome shotgun sequence:
- the GCLM gene encoding glutamate--cysteine ligase regulatory subunit produces MGTDSRAAGALLARARTLHLQTGNLLNWGRLRKKCPSTHSEELRDCIQKTLNEWSSQISPDLVREFPDVLECTVSHAVEKINPDEREEMKVSAKLFIVGSNSSSSTRNAVDMACSVLGVAQLDSVIIASPPIEDGVNLSLEHLQPYWEELENLVQSKKIVAIGTSDLDKTQLEQLYQWAQVKPNSNQVNLASCCVMPPDLTAFAKQFDIQLLTHNDPKELLSEASFQEALQESIPGIQAHEWVPLWLLRYSVIVKSRGIIKSKGYILQAKRRGS; encoded by the exons ATGGGCACCGACAGCCGCGCGGCCGGGGCGCTGCTGGCGCGGGCCCGCACCCTGCACCTGCAGACCGGGAACCTGCTGAACTGGGGCCGCCTGCGGAAGAAGTGCCCGTCCACGCACAGCGAGGAG CTTCGAGATTGTATCCAAAAGACCCTGAATGAGTGGAGTTCCCAGATCAGCCCGGATTTGGTCAGG GAATTTCCAGACGTCTTGGAATGTACTGTGTCTCACGCAGTAGAAAAGATAAATCctgatgaaagagaagaaatgaaagtttcTG CAAAACTGTTCATTGTAGGATCCAACTCTTCATCATCAACTAGAAATGCAGTTGACATGG CCTGTTCAGTCCTTGGAGTTGCGCAGCTGGATTCTGTGATCATTGCTTCACCTCCTATTGAAGACGGAGTTAATCTTTCTTTGGAGCATTTGCAGCCTTACTGGGAAGAATTAGAAAACTTAGTTCAGAGCAAAAAGATTGTTGCCATAGGTACCTCTGATCTAGACAAAACACAGTTGGAACAGCTGTATCAGTGGGCACAG gtaAAACCAAATAGTAACCAGGTTAatcttgcctcctgctgtgtgaTGCCACCTGATTTGACTGCATTTGCTAAACAATTTGACATACAGCTGTTGACTCATAATGATCCAAAAG aactGCTTTCTGAAGCGAGTTTCCAAGAAGCTCTGCAGGAAAGCATCCCTGGCATTCAGGCACACGAGTGGGTGCCCCTATGGCTGCTGCGGTACTCGGTCATCGTGAAAAGCAGAGGAATCATCAAATCAAAAGGCTACATCTTACAAGCTAAAAGAAGGGGCTCGTAG